Proteins co-encoded in one Paracrocinitomix mangrovi genomic window:
- a CDS encoding ATP-grasp domain-containing protein, translating into MLIYLLSRSESLYTTKRIFQAGINGKHNIRVINYMECDLLVEHGEYKVIYENEELITPDFVIPRIGSSVTFYGCTVVRHFQMMGSKVLNKPEGILNSRDKFRSLQLMVQGGIPIPKTFFSNDLYYAEQMVKDHLGYPFIMKVLEGTQGQGVFLVKNEQEAEALIDEHVSKKTRVILQEFISEFSGKDIRVIVVYGKVVATMMRQAKEGDFRSNIHAGGRGLIVELTAEEEQIAINSLSVLGLDMGGVDILRSDKGPMVIEVNSSPGFEGIEGVTKIPVAEMMMESIEQNF; encoded by the coding sequence ATGCTAATTTATTTACTCTCAAGGTCTGAAAGTTTATACACTACTAAACGTATTTTTCAGGCAGGAATTAATGGTAAACACAATATTCGCGTCATCAATTACATGGAATGTGACTTGTTGGTAGAACACGGAGAATATAAAGTGATTTACGAAAATGAAGAACTTATAACACCTGATTTTGTTATTCCCAGAATAGGTAGCTCAGTTACCTTTTATGGATGTACAGTTGTGAGACATTTTCAGATGATGGGTTCAAAAGTGTTGAATAAGCCTGAAGGGATTTTAAATTCTAGAGATAAGTTCAGAAGTCTTCAATTAATGGTGCAAGGTGGAATTCCAATTCCTAAAACATTTTTTTCAAATGACTTGTATTATGCTGAGCAGATGGTGAAAGATCATTTGGGATATCCATTTATAATGAAAGTGCTAGAAGGAACTCAGGGTCAGGGTGTGTTCTTAGTGAAAAATGAACAGGAAGCAGAAGCCCTTATTGATGAGCATGTGAGTAAAAAAACACGTGTGATTTTGCAGGAATTTATATCTGAATTTTCAGGGAAAGATATTAGGGTTATTGTGGTTTATGGAAAAGTGGTAGCTACCATGATGAGACAGGCCAAAGAAGGAGATTTTAGATCTAATATTCATGCAGGAGGTAGAGGGTTAATTGTTGAATTGACAGCAGAAGAGGAGCAAATTGCAATAAATTCCCTCAGTGTTTTGGGTCTTGATATGGGTGGAGTTGATATTTTAAGATCAGACAAAGGACCTATGGTGATTGAGGTGAATTCATCTCCAGGTTTTGAAGGAATAGAGGGAGTAACTAAAATTCCTGTTGCAGAAATGATGATGGAGTCTATTGAACAAAACTTTTAA
- a CDS encoding succinylglutamate desuccinylase/aspartoacylase family protein has product MEIAGVHIPPGKNITVDIPIFRLPTNTPIDIIAHVFRSKNEGPTMLVLGGIHGDELNGVEIVKRAEKSKMFHKLQAGTVIAVPLLNVFGFINFSRGLPDGKDVNRSFPGTKSGSLASRVAYALTKEILPHVDFGIDFHTGGKSIYNFPQSRAYSADPASIQLAEEFGMPCFIKGGLLNKSLRKTAHKMGIPMIVFEGGESSRMDEFSVDEALKGIQRVLVARNMVPAKKVASNKPIVIERSIWVRANRSGIFRCIKQSGDFVKKGDILGTISGPFGNFEVKVKAKNDGFIYGHNNLPVISQGDALFHIGIVAVT; this is encoded by the coding sequence ATGGAAATAGCAGGAGTTCATATTCCACCCGGTAAAAATATAACGGTAGATATTCCAATATTTAGATTGCCTACCAATACTCCTATTGATATAATTGCTCATGTTTTCAGGTCTAAGAATGAAGGTCCAACAATGTTGGTTCTTGGTGGAATTCATGGAGATGAATTAAATGGAGTTGAAATTGTTAAACGTGCTGAAAAAAGCAAGATGTTTCACAAGCTGCAAGCAGGAACAGTAATAGCTGTACCGCTTTTAAATGTTTTTGGATTCATCAATTTCTCCAGAGGGCTTCCTGATGGTAAGGATGTAAACAGAAGTTTTCCTGGAACGAAATCTGGCTCACTGGCTTCAAGAGTTGCTTATGCATTAACAAAGGAAATTTTACCACATGTTGATTTCGGAATTGATTTTCATACAGGTGGAAAGAGTATTTACAATTTCCCACAGTCACGTGCATATTCTGCAGATCCGGCAAGCATTCAGCTAGCAGAAGAGTTTGGAATGCCATGTTTTATTAAAGGAGGATTGCTTAATAAATCATTGCGTAAAACAGCCCATAAAATGGGAATTCCTATGATTGTTTTTGAGGGTGGAGAATCTTCAAGAATGGATGAGTTTTCAGTAGATGAAGCATTAAAGGGGATTCAAAGAGTGCTAGTAGCAAGAAATATGGTGCCGGCTAAAAAAGTTGCCTCAAATAAACCGATTGTGATTGAAAGAAGTATTTGGGTGCGCGCAAATAGATCTGGAATTTTTAGATGCATTAAACAATCAGGAGATTTCGTGAAAAAAGGAGATATCTTAGGTACTATTTCAGGACCTTTTGGAAATTTTGAAGTAAAGGTCAAAGCCAAAAATGACGGCTTTATATACGGACACAATAATTTACCGGTAATCTCTCAAGGAGATGCATTATTTCATATTGGAATTGTAGCGGTTACTTAA
- a CDS encoding alpha/beta fold hydrolase: MKLHYRTIGEGKPLFILHGLFGSSDNWQTLGKKFGEYFKVYFVDQRNHGHSPHSDEFDYDLMVEDFHELVEDLGENNINILGHSMGGKTAIGFAAKYPELIDKMIVADISHKGYPMHHDIIIEGLESLDLDTIKSRTEADQELAKKIDNWGVRQFLLKNLYWKEKGQLAWRINLPVLVEQMPNIISEIPFETIDTDTLFIRGAKSNYILESDYDEIHHKFPFSKIHTLDDAGHWVHAESPDEFYDAVMRFLL; encoded by the coding sequence TTGAAACTACACTACAGAACAATAGGAGAAGGAAAACCACTTTTTATTTTGCACGGATTGTTTGGTTCATCTGATAATTGGCAGACGCTGGGTAAAAAATTTGGAGAATACTTTAAAGTATATTTTGTAGATCAACGAAATCATGGCCACTCTCCTCACTCAGATGAGTTTGATTACGATTTGATGGTTGAAGATTTTCATGAATTAGTAGAAGATCTTGGAGAAAATAATATCAATATTTTGGGTCATTCAATGGGAGGAAAAACTGCCATTGGTTTTGCTGCCAAATATCCTGAATTAATAGATAAAATGATTGTTGCGGATATCAGTCACAAAGGATACCCAATGCATCACGACATTATAATTGAGGGATTGGAGTCTTTAGATCTTGATACTATTAAATCAAGAACAGAAGCAGACCAAGAATTGGCTAAAAAAATTGATAATTGGGGCGTTAGGCAATTCTTACTTAAGAATCTTTATTGGAAAGAAAAAGGACAGCTAGCATGGCGCATTAATTTACCTGTGTTAGTTGAGCAAATGCCTAACATTATTTCTGAAATTCCATTTGAAACTATAGATACTGATACTTTATTTATTCGAGGAGCTAAGAGTAATTACATTCTTGAATCAGATTATGATGAGATTCATCACAAATTTCCTTTTTCTAAAATTCACACTTTAGATGATGCAGGACACTGGGTGCATGCTGAATCACCTGATGAGTTTTATGATGCTGTAATGCGCTTTTTATTGTAA